One Chryseobacterium sp. StRB126 genomic region harbors:
- a CDS encoding RNA polymerase sigma factor: MAGRLYSVCKRYLKNDEDIEEVLAYTFYKIFTKIGQLQNIDTFDA, encoded by the coding sequence ATGGCAGGTAGGCTTTATTCAGTCTGCAAGCGTTATCTGAAAAACGATGAAGATATAGAAGAGGTACTGGCCTATACCTTCTATAAGATCTTCACAAAAATTGGGCAGCTTCAGAATATCGACACCTTTGATGCATAA
- a CDS encoding TIGR01777 family oxidoreductase: protein MKIIIAAGTGFLGQNLEKYFTEKGDQVYILTRNPQRKNEIYWDAKTIGEWKNILEHADVLINLTGKSVDCRYHEKNKAEIYTSRINSTKILQEAVNSSSVPPKIWLNASSATIYVHSERHLNTEENGTIGDDFSMNICKSWEAEFFKTQHDGIRKIALRTSIVLGNNGGAFPKLKMITKLGLGGKQGRGNQMVSWIHIDDFCRAIDWITQNESMEGVINITAPSPLSNEVMMGKLRKQLKAPFGLDAPVWQLEIASIFLNTETELLLKSRNVYPEKLMKSGFHFSYPTFDEAMLNLSKL from the coding sequence ATGAAAATAATCATCGCTGCCGGAACCGGATTTCTCGGCCAAAACTTAGAAAAATATTTTACTGAAAAAGGCGATCAGGTTTACATCCTGACTCGTAATCCTCAACGTAAAAACGAAATCTATTGGGATGCTAAAACAATAGGTGAATGGAAAAATATTCTTGAACATGCTGATGTTCTCATCAATCTTACAGGGAAATCCGTTGACTGCCGTTACCATGAAAAGAATAAAGCAGAAATTTATACATCAAGAATTAACAGTACCAAAATATTGCAGGAAGCAGTTAACAGCAGTTCTGTTCCGCCAAAAATTTGGCTGAACGCCAGTTCTGCAACGATTTATGTACATTCAGAAAGACATTTAAATACTGAAGAGAACGGAACTATCGGTGATGATTTCTCTATGAATATCTGTAAGAGTTGGGAAGCAGAATTTTTTAAAACTCAACATGACGGAATAAGAAAAATAGCTCTTCGTACTTCTATTGTATTAGGAAACAACGGCGGAGCATTTCCAAAACTGAAAATGATTACAAAATTAGGATTAGGTGGCAAACAGGGAAGGGGAAATCAAATGGTGAGCTGGATTCATATTGATGATTTTTGCAGGGCTATAGACTGGATTACTCAAAATGAGAGTATGGAAGGTGTAATTAATATAACCGCGCCATCTCCCTTATCCAATGAAGTTATGATGGGGAAACTAAGAAAACAACTCAAGGCTCCGTTTGGGCTTGATGCTCCTGTATGGCAGCTGGAGATTGCCTCTATATTTCTGAACACAGAAACCGAATTATTGCTGAAGAGCCGTAACGTTTACCCTGAAAAACTCATGAAAAGCGGGTTTCACTTTTCTTATCCAACCTTTGATGAAGCAATGCTTAATTTATCGAAGCTTTAA
- a CDS encoding TetR/AcrR family transcriptional regulator: MPRNKEFDYTEKLEAARHLFWEKGYHATSMHDLVDTMKLNRSSIYDTYGNKHDLFLKCLNNYTSFKENQYLKASISQNKGMEALEYIIRDVVKQTLTDNKACLAVKTIFEVVPTDPEAQQLLLKSGASLQAILEKTILQAQLDGDIKSKTPSTVIARYILSSFSSYWSHYNLTQNKKEVMEMVDFLIEQIRK; this comes from the coding sequence ATGCCAAGGAATAAAGAATTCGACTATACGGAAAAGCTGGAAGCAGCTCGCCATCTCTTTTGGGAAAAAGGTTATCATGCTACTTCCATGCATGATCTAGTTGATACAATGAAGCTGAACAGGAGCAGTATTTATGATACCTATGGCAACAAACATGACTTATTTTTAAAATGTTTAAATAACTATACTTCGTTTAAGGAAAACCAGTATTTAAAGGCATCAATCTCTCAAAATAAAGGGATGGAAGCCCTCGAATATATTATCCGTGATGTAGTTAAGCAGACTTTAACAGATAATAAAGCATGTCTTGCTGTGAAAACTATTTTTGAAGTGGTTCCCACAGACCCGGAAGCCCAACAGCTTCTTCTGAAAAGTGGTGCATCTTTACAGGCTATTTTAGAAAAAACAATTCTGCAGGCTCAGCTAGATGGAGATATCAAAAGTAAAACTCCCTCAACTGTTATTGCCCGTTACATCCTGTCTTCTTTCAGCAGCTATTGGAGCCATTACAATCTAACTCAGAATAAAAAAGAAGTGATGGAAATGGTCGATTTTTTAATTGAGCAAATCCGGAAATAA
- a CDS encoding bacteriocin-like protein: MKNLKKLAKSELKKINGGNAPVCEPGARPCRYKAENGHPAYWNCVAEEYAC, from the coding sequence ATGAAAAATCTAAAAAAATTAGCAAAATCAGAATTAAAAAAAATTAATGGTGGAAATGCTCCTGTTTGCGAACCTGGAGCCAGACCTTGCCGTTATAAAGCAGAAAATGGACATCCAGCTTACTGGAACTGTGTGGCAGAAGAATATGCATGTTGA
- a CDS encoding ABC transporter ATP-binding protein produces MPLQINNLTKKFGEQTALNNINISIDKNEIIGLLGPNGAGKSTLMKSIVGALKIDEGEIIFNGLNISQHEIESKKKIGFLPENNPLYLEMYVKEYLQFVANIHKISESRVDEVIELVGITPEKSKRISQLSKGYKQRVGLAQAIIHQPDLLILDEPTNGLDPNQILEIRNVVKEIGQQKTVLLSTHIMQEVEALCSRVILIHQGNILQDCPIDEFKGKFDSLEEAFASYTAITK; encoded by the coding sequence ATGCCGCTTCAGATAAATAATTTAACTAAAAAATTTGGTGAACAGACTGCCTTAAATAATATCAATATTTCTATTGATAAAAATGAGATCATCGGTCTTTTAGGTCCCAATGGTGCTGGAAAATCCACCCTGATGAAATCGATTGTAGGAGCACTGAAAATTGATGAAGGAGAAATTATTTTTAATGGTCTGAATATTTCACAACACGAAATTGAAAGCAAGAAAAAAATAGGTTTTCTACCGGAAAATAATCCGCTATATCTGGAGATGTATGTGAAGGAATATCTTCAATTTGTAGCCAACATCCACAAAATTTCAGAATCTAGAGTTGATGAAGTGATTGAACTGGTAGGAATTACTCCGGAAAAATCAAAAAGAATCAGCCAGCTTTCCAAAGGATATAAACAGCGTGTAGGATTGGCTCAGGCTATTATCCATCAGCCTGATTTATTAATTCTGGATGAACCTACGAATGGACTGGATCCTAACCAAATTCTGGAGATCAGAAACGTGGTAAAAGAAATTGGGCAACAGAAAACAGTTTTACTTTCTACACACATCATGCAGGAAGTGGAAGCACTTTGTTCAAGGGTTATTCTTATTCATCAAGGAAATATTCTTCAGGATTGCCCTATTGATGAATTTAAAGGGAAATTTGACAGTCTGGAAGAGGCTTTCGCGAGCTATACTGCTATCACAAAATAA
- a CDS encoding nuclear transport factor 2 family protein: MKNKIIIITALLVLMGITDIKSQQTTTIKQQNIMNKTDLAALRKSKVRTYFKKVDDGQFDEEYFNLYTDDVELYYPKFGFEKGKEGIRNFGKTIGGHLQNLTHDIDGFNYIISDNTIVVEGTEKGLTRSGKKWPDYRISLGKFCNVFEFEGEFIKRVHIYVDPDFTSEDADRVKIFNNPFRDTNKRAVPSTKEVLEELYAIQSGKKEGNILDLFAENVDWDLPGNKEKFSWTGKRQTKKEIEDFFKELYSNIKSEKFDIDFIAINGDNATVTGHLSSNILAYNKVFTTEFVVIFKVVDGKIVKYHFLEDSYKLNEEMQFRIPRQ, encoded by the coding sequence ATGAAAAACAAAATTATAATAATTACAGCCCTCTTAGTATTGATGGGCATTACAGACATTAAATCTCAACAAACAACAACAATAAAACAACAGAATATTATGAACAAAACAGATTTGGCAGCTCTCCGAAAAAGTAAAGTGAGAACTTATTTTAAAAAGGTGGATGATGGACAATTTGATGAGGAATATTTTAATCTCTATACAGACGATGTAGAGCTATATTATCCTAAATTCGGATTTGAAAAAGGAAAAGAGGGAATCAGGAATTTTGGAAAAACCATTGGTGGTCATTTGCAAAACCTTACTCATGATATTGATGGCTTCAACTATATAATTTCAGATAATACAATTGTAGTAGAAGGAACAGAAAAAGGACTTACACGATCCGGGAAAAAATGGCCGGATTATAGGATTTCTCTTGGTAAATTCTGTAATGTTTTTGAATTTGAAGGGGAATTCATTAAACGTGTGCACATCTATGTAGATCCCGATTTTACTTCCGAAGATGCAGACAGGGTAAAGATTTTCAATAATCCGTTTCGCGATACAAACAAGAGAGCAGTTCCATCAACAAAGGAAGTTTTAGAGGAGCTTTACGCTATTCAATCCGGAAAAAAGGAGGGGAATATTTTAGATTTATTTGCTGAAAATGTAGACTGGGATTTACCAGGTAATAAAGAAAAATTCTCATGGACGGGTAAAAGACAAACAAAGAAAGAGATAGAGGACTTTTTTAAAGAGCTGTACTCTAATATCAAATCAGAAAAGTTCGATATTGATTTCATAGCCATTAATGGGGATAATGCTACTGTTACCGGGCATCTGTCTTCCAACATCCTTGCGTACAACAAGGTATTTACTACCGAGTTTGTAGTCATTTTTAAAGTGGTGGATGGCAAGATTGTAAAATACCATTTTCTGGAAGACAGCTATAAACTAAATGAAGAAATGCAGTTCAGGATTCCTCGTCAATAA
- the lpdA gene encoding dihydrolipoyl dehydrogenase: MNYDIIVIGSGPGGYVTAIRAAQLGFKTAIIEKENLGGICLNWGCIPTKALLKSAQVFHYINHAEDYGLNKVEASFEFPNVIQRSRGVASKMSKGIEFLMKKNKIDVILGTAKVQKGKKVSVTDKDGKIAEYTANHIIIATGARSRELPNLPQDGKKVIGYRQALSLPEQPKSMIVVGSGAIGVEFADFYNTMGTKVTVVEFMPNIVPVEDEEISKHLEKSLKKSGIEIMTNASVESVDTTGEGVKANVKTANGNITLEADVLLSAVGIAANIENIGLEEVGIQTDKGRVLVNEWYETSAPGYYAIGDIIPTQALAHVASAEGITCVEKIKGMHVEKIDYGNIPGCTYCHPEVASVGLTEKQAKEKGYEIKVGKFPLSASGKATANGNTDGFIKVIFDAKYGEWLGCHMIGEGVTDMVAEAVVARKLETTGHEIIKSIHPHPTVSEAIMEAAAAAYGEVIHI; encoded by the coding sequence ATGAATTACGATATTATTGTCATTGGAAGTGGTCCTGGTGGATATGTTACTGCGATCAGAGCAGCACAATTGGGTTTCAAAACCGCAATTATCGAGAAAGAAAACTTAGGAGGAATTTGCCTTAACTGGGGATGTATTCCAACCAAAGCTTTATTGAAATCTGCTCAGGTTTTTCATTATATCAACCATGCTGAAGATTACGGATTAAATAAAGTGGAAGCAAGCTTCGAATTCCCGAATGTAATTCAGAGAAGCCGTGGTGTTGCCAGCAAAATGAGCAAAGGAATCGAGTTCTTAATGAAAAAGAACAAGATTGACGTAATTCTTGGTACTGCAAAAGTACAGAAAGGTAAAAAAGTATCTGTAACAGATAAAGACGGTAAAATAGCTGAATATACTGCTAACCATATTATTATCGCTACAGGAGCTCGTTCAAGAGAATTACCAAACTTACCGCAAGATGGTAAAAAAGTAATCGGATACAGACAGGCATTATCTCTTCCTGAGCAGCCAAAATCTATGATCGTTGTAGGTTCTGGAGCTATCGGGGTAGAATTTGCTGATTTCTATAATACAATGGGAACTAAAGTAACTGTTGTTGAATTTATGCCAAACATCGTTCCTGTAGAGGATGAAGAAATCTCTAAGCACTTAGAGAAATCTCTGAAAAAATCAGGAATTGAGATCATGACAAACGCTTCTGTAGAAAGCGTAGATACAACAGGAGAAGGAGTAAAAGCGAACGTTAAAACGGCTAACGGAAACATTACGCTTGAAGCTGATGTTTTATTATCTGCGGTAGGTATTGCTGCTAACATCGAAAACATCGGTTTAGAAGAAGTAGGAATCCAGACAGATAAAGGTAGAGTTTTAGTCAACGAATGGTATGAAACTTCAGCACCTGGTTACTATGCAATTGGTGATATCATCCCAACTCAGGCATTAGCTCACGTTGCTTCTGCGGAAGGAATCACTTGTGTTGAGAAAATCAAAGGAATGCACGTTGAGAAAATCGACTATGGCAATATCCCTGGATGTACTTACTGCCACCCAGAAGTAGCTTCTGTAGGTCTTACTGAAAAGCAGGCTAAAGAAAAAGGCTACGAAATTAAAGTAGGTAAATTCCCTCTTTCTGCAAGTGGTAAAGCTACTGCAAACGGAAATACAGACGGATTTATCAAAGTAATCTTTGATGCTAAATATGGGGAGTGGTTAGGATGCCACATGATTGGTGAAGGAGTAACAGATATGGTTGCTGAAGCTGTAGTCGCTAGAAAATTAGAAACTACAGGTCATGAGATCATCAAATCTATCCACCCGCACCCAACAGTTTCTGAAGCAATTATGGAAGCTGCTGCTGCTGCTTACGGAGAAGTGATTCATATTTAA
- a CDS encoding aminopeptidase C gives MKNAKIASLLFVLSAGSMMFAQDDLINKLKNNHSQNANFQFTTLKDVGATSVKNQGSSGTCWSYSGNSFLESEMQRMGKKPVDLAEIFTARNSYHDKAKLYVLNNGAISWGDGGELHDVINMYKKYGAVPQDVYSGLKAGQTTNNFKEMQGKLKPVLDSLVQASSKGKLTDNWMDSVDTILDEYLGKVPANFTYEGKNYTPKTFAKEVVGINAEDYVELSSYKDYAYYQKFVVPIPDNWSHDSDWNVPMKDLTTIIDNAVTKGYSVGWATDVSEPYFSYKNGVAYVPDMDLDQINAENKQALFTEPKKDKTITEDMRQKGLNNLSTTDDHGMHIVGLAKDQTGKEYYMVKNSWGVTNDFAGYLYVTRPYVEYKSTAILVHKNAIPKSILKQLKPTKNIGL, from the coding sequence ATGAAAAATGCGAAAATTGCATCATTACTTTTTGTTTTGTCTGCAGGAAGTATGATGTTTGCCCAAGATGACTTAATCAACAAATTAAAAAACAATCACTCACAAAATGCTAATTTTCAGTTCACCACGTTAAAGGACGTTGGTGCTACTTCTGTAAAGAACCAGGGTTCATCAGGAACTTGCTGGAGCTACTCAGGAAACTCTTTCCTTGAATCTGAAATGCAGAGAATGGGCAAAAAACCTGTAGATCTTGCTGAAATCTTTACGGCAAGAAATTCTTATCATGATAAAGCGAAATTATATGTTTTAAATAACGGTGCTATCAGTTGGGGTGATGGTGGAGAACTTCATGATGTAATCAACATGTACAAGAAGTACGGAGCTGTTCCACAGGATGTATATTCAGGATTAAAAGCTGGACAGACTACCAACAACTTCAAAGAAATGCAGGGGAAATTAAAGCCAGTTCTTGACAGTCTTGTTCAGGCTTCTTCTAAAGGAAAGCTTACTGACAACTGGATGGATTCTGTAGATACTATTCTTGATGAATACTTGGGAAAAGTACCTGCTAATTTCACATACGAAGGGAAAAACTACACCCCTAAAACTTTTGCTAAAGAAGTAGTAGGAATCAATGCTGAGGATTATGTAGAATTATCTTCTTACAAAGATTATGCTTATTACCAAAAATTTGTAGTTCCAATTCCTGACAACTGGAGCCATGATTCTGACTGGAATGTACCCATGAAAGACCTTACTACAATCATTGATAATGCTGTCACAAAAGGGTATTCTGTAGGTTGGGCTACTGACGTTTCCGAGCCTTATTTTTCTTATAAAAACGGGGTAGCTTATGTTCCGGACATGGATTTAGACCAAATCAATGCAGAGAACAAGCAGGCTTTGTTTACAGAGCCTAAAAAAGATAAAACGATCACGGAAGATATGCGTCAGAAAGGCCTTAACAATCTATCTACAACTGATGATCATGGTATGCATATCGTTGGATTGGCTAAAGATCAAACGGGTAAAGAATATTATATGGTAAAAAACTCTTGGGGAGTAACGAATGACTTTGCAGGATATCTTTATGTAACAAGACCATATGTTGAATATAAATCAACTGCTATTTTGGTTCACAAAAATGCGATTCCAAAAAGTATTTTAAAACAGTTAAAACCAACTAAAAATATTGGTTTATAA
- a CDS encoding GbsR/MarR family transcriptional regulator, translating to MQLSEAKEKYIQTWGTFATNWGINRTMAQVHALLLASGKPLSTDEVMEQLEISRGNANMNLRALIDWGIVRKEFIKGDRKEYFVAEKDVWYLFKQITKERRKREIEPVISFLEELRAIDDNDSEEAKEFIKLMNDFSSVTGKINNIIDLAIKSDDHWLVGKITNLLK from the coding sequence ATGCAACTTTCAGAAGCCAAAGAAAAATATATTCAGACATGGGGAACTTTTGCCACCAATTGGGGAATTAACCGTACAATGGCACAGGTGCATGCACTGCTTTTGGCAAGTGGAAAACCATTGTCTACAGATGAGGTAATGGAGCAGTTGGAAATTTCAAGAGGAAATGCTAATATGAATCTTCGTGCTTTGATTGATTGGGGAATTGTAAGAAAAGAGTTTATAAAAGGAGATCGTAAAGAATACTTCGTTGCAGAAAAGGATGTATGGTATCTTTTCAAGCAAATTACCAAAGAACGTAGAAAAAGAGAGATTGAACCTGTCATTTCTTTTCTGGAAGAATTAAGAGCTATTGATGATAATGATTCAGAAGAAGCAAAGGAATTTATCAAGTTGATGAATGATTTCAGCTCTGTAACCGGAAAGATTAATAATATCATTGATTTAGCCATAAAGAGTGATGATCACTGGCTGGTAGGTAAGATTACCAACCTGTTGAAATAG
- a CDS encoding SRPBCC family protein, with protein sequence MSRIYLETLINADIQTVFDLARNIDLHQQSTSKTNEKAIAGRTSGLIEENETVTWRAKHLGVYQTLTTKIISMEKPNQFTDEMQKGAFKSLHHQHIFKTVDNKTLMIDIFHFESPLGIIGRIFNTIFLKNYLKNFLLERNKLIKAIAESAANS encoded by the coding sequence ATGTCCCGAATTTATTTAGAAACCCTTATTAATGCTGATATTCAAACAGTTTTTGATTTAGCAAGAAATATAGACTTACACCAACAGTCAACTTCGAAAACAAATGAAAAAGCAATAGCAGGACGTACATCCGGTCTTATTGAAGAAAATGAAACCGTAACGTGGAGAGCAAAACACTTGGGAGTATATCAAACCCTTACCACAAAAATTATCAGCATGGAAAAACCTAATCAGTTTACCGATGAAATGCAGAAAGGAGCTTTCAAATCACTGCATCACCAGCATATTTTTAAAACGGTAGATAATAAAACATTGATGATAGATATCTTTCATTTTGAATCTCCTTTAGGAATAATAGGTAGAATATTTAACACAATATTCCTGAAAAACTATCTCAAAAATTTCCTGTTGGAAAGAAACAAACTCATCAAAGCCATCGCAGAGTCAGCAGCCAACAGCTAA
- a CDS encoding DCC1-like thiol-disulfide oxidoreductase family protein, whose amino-acid sequence MKTLKNHTLIYDNECPMCNIYSKGFTKCGMLDKDGREAFTEISVRNKNLVDFNRAKNEIALVDSENNKVTYGLDSLLLIIGNSFPLLEKIARIQPLYWLFKKLYSFVSYNRKQIIPSRKDNTEQSCVPDFNLKYRLAYVIFVALFSAYILSIFSGKFGVSLAPNFFRELGVCLGQILWQTLFLKWYLKDKIWDYLGNMMTVSLLGTLLLIPAMLTNFDPIFYLIYFGVVVFIMFLEHLRRCRILKLNMLPTISWILFRLTALAVIILTTI is encoded by the coding sequence ATGAAAACACTCAAAAATCACACCTTAATCTACGATAATGAATGCCCAATGTGTAATATCTATTCCAAAGGTTTTACAAAATGCGGAATGCTTGATAAAGACGGTAGGGAAGCCTTTACAGAAATATCAGTCAGAAATAAAAATCTGGTAGATTTTAACCGTGCAAAAAATGAAATAGCACTGGTAGATTCTGAAAATAATAAAGTCACCTATGGTTTGGACAGCTTGCTGCTAATTATTGGAAATTCATTTCCACTATTAGAAAAAATAGCCAGAATACAGCCCTTATATTGGTTATTTAAAAAACTATATTCCTTTGTTTCCTATAACCGTAAACAGATTATTCCATCCAGAAAAGACAACACTGAACAATCTTGTGTGCCGGATTTTAATCTGAAATACAGACTGGCTTATGTAATTTTTGTGGCTTTGTTTTCAGCTTATATTTTAAGTATATTTTCAGGAAAGTTTGGAGTAAGTTTAGCACCAAATTTCTTCAGAGAATTAGGAGTTTGCCTAGGACAGATCCTTTGGCAGACTCTGTTTTTAAAATGGTATTTAAAAGATAAAATCTGGGATTATCTCGGAAATATGATGACTGTTTCATTACTAGGAACACTACTTCTAATTCCTGCTATGTTGACCAATTTTGATCCGATTTTCTATCTCATTTATTTCGGAGTTGTAGTATTCATTATGTTCCTGGAACATTTAAGAAGATGCCGAATCTTAAAACTGAATATGCTTCCTACCATTTCATGGATCCTGTTCAGATTAACAGCTTTGGCTGTCATTATTTTAACTACCATTTAA
- a CDS encoding NADH:flavin oxidoreductase, whose product MTTSSLFKPFQYKNLQLKNRIVMAPMTRAQSDNGVPTQEIADYYGRRAASEVGLILSEGTVINRPGSKNMQNIPDFYGNEALKGWKNVIDTVHQNGGKMGPQIWHVGDTRMSDEYPLLPMEKASTMTIEDIQDTIAQFAASAKSAKDLGFDCLEIHGAHGYLIDQFFWEITNTRTDEYGGKTLKERSRFAVDVVKAIRAAVGEDFTIILRLSQWKQQDYKTRLAFTPNEMEDWLLPLKEAGVDIFHCSQRRFWEPEFEGSDLNFAGWAKKITRQPTITVGSVGLNGDFLNAFAGQGTEKKDLTELIKRLDNEEFDLVAVGRAILQDYQWVKKIKEGNTESLLDFSAESMSVLF is encoded by the coding sequence ATGACTACATCATCATTATTTAAACCGTTCCAATATAAAAATTTACAGCTTAAAAACAGAATTGTAATGGCTCCTATGACCAGAGCTCAATCTGACAACGGAGTGCCTACACAAGAAATAGCTGACTATTATGGAAGAAGAGCTGCTTCAGAAGTAGGATTGATTCTTTCAGAAGGAACTGTAATCAACAGACCCGGATCAAAGAATATGCAGAATATCCCAGATTTCTATGGGAATGAAGCTTTAAAAGGCTGGAAAAACGTAATTGATACCGTACATCAGAATGGGGGTAAAATGGGACCACAGATCTGGCATGTGGGAGATACAAGAATGTCTGATGAGTATCCATTACTGCCTATGGAGAAAGCTTCAACGATGACTATTGAAGATATCCAGGATACCATTGCTCAGTTTGCTGCTTCAGCTAAATCCGCGAAAGATCTTGGCTTCGACTGTCTTGAAATTCACGGAGCACATGGTTACCTTATCGATCAGTTTTTCTGGGAAATAACCAATACAAGAACAGATGAATATGGCGGAAAAACCTTAAAGGAAAGAAGCCGATTTGCTGTTGATGTGGTGAAAGCAATCAGAGCTGCAGTAGGAGAAGACTTTACTATTATCCTTCGTCTTTCACAATGGAAACAGCAGGATTATAAAACCAGATTAGCCTTTACTCCCAACGAAATGGAAGATTGGTTATTACCATTAAAAGAAGCCGGAGTGGATATTTTCCATTGTTCACAGCGTCGTTTCTGGGAGCCGGAATTTGAAGGTTCTGATTTGAACTTTGCAGGATGGGCCAAGAAAATTACCAGACAACCTACTATTACTGTAGGTTCTGTAGGATTGAACGGAGACTTCTTAAATGCTTTTGCGGGTCAGGGAACTGAGAAAAAAGATCTCACAGAACTGATTAAAAGACTGGATAATGAAGAGTTTGATCTTGTAGCGGTAGGACGTGCTATTTTGCAGGATTACCAGTGGGTAAAAAAGATCAAAGAAGGGAATACAGAATCTCTTTTAGACTTTTCAGCAGAAAGTATGAGCGTATTATTTTAA
- a CDS encoding patatin-like phospholipase family protein, whose translation MNFDRVGLVLSGGGTKGIAHAGVLKFLNEKDIKIDILSCCSAGSIVGCLHAIGKTPEEIMEFFNSVYFFNWKHFAFNQPGLVSSVIFRNYLKPIFHEMKLRDLDIEVKIVATELVTGTQKIFDKDFEVVDAIIASCSIPGITTPYIIGDEMYCDGGVLNNFPADIIRDDCDKLIGVFVSPPNDAKIKDLNSIKAIVSRSYDLLSYRIEKVKFEYCDWFISSQKLSTYGTFERGKDRLEQIFDIGYQAAKESYGDSRFLTKLRQSGT comes from the coding sequence ATGAATTTTGACAGAGTAGGACTTGTTTTATCAGGCGGCGGTACTAAAGGAATCGCTCATGCGGGGGTATTGAAATTCTTGAATGAAAAAGATATTAAAATAGACATTCTTTCCTGCTGTAGCGCGGGGTCTATTGTAGGATGCCTTCATGCCATAGGAAAGACTCCTGAAGAAATTATGGAATTTTTCAATTCCGTTTATTTTTTTAACTGGAAGCATTTTGCTTTCAACCAACCGGGATTGGTTTCTTCGGTCATTTTCAGGAACTATCTTAAACCTATTTTTCATGAAATGAAATTGAGGGATCTGGACATTGAAGTGAAGATTGTGGCAACAGAATTGGTTACCGGAACCCAGAAGATTTTTGATAAAGATTTTGAAGTAGTAGATGCTATTATTGCTTCGTGCTCTATTCCGGGAATTACCACTCCTTATATTATCGGAGATGAAATGTATTGTGATGGGGGAGTGCTGAATAATTTTCCGGCAGATATCATCAGAGACGACTGTGATAAACTGATCGGGGTATTTGTTTCACCACCCAATGATGCTAAAATTAAAGACCTGAACTCTATTAAAGCTATTGTTTCCCGTTCTTATGATCTTTTGTCCTATAGAATAGAGAAAGTAAAATTTGAGTACTGTGATTGGTTTATCTCTTCCCAAAAACTATCTACTTACGGAACTTTTGAACGTGGAAAAGACCGTTTGGAACAGATTTTTGATATTGGCTATCAGGCAGCTAAAGAAAGCTATGGAGACAGCCGTTTTCTTACGAAATTAAGACAATCCGGAACATAA
- a CDS encoding YqjF family protein, with protein MNFLKAEWRKLAIINYEINPDILLKYLPEGTELDFYKGKCYVSVVGFMFLNTKLLGLAIPFHRNFEEVNLRFYVKKNKNGVWKRGVVFIKEIVPKPALSFVANSVYKENYHTMPMKNLIRHHEDELLIQYSWKDKSWHSIQITAENKTQPMEKDSEFEFITEHYYGFTKKEGKTSEYEVCHPKWDCYQVKEYQLEIDFQKIYGKDFQCLNHQNPISVMLAEGSEIEVKTKKHLI; from the coding sequence ATGAATTTTTTAAAAGCAGAATGGCGAAAATTAGCCATTATCAATTACGAAATCAATCCTGATATATTGTTAAAATACCTACCTGAAGGCACAGAACTCGATTTTTATAAAGGTAAATGTTATGTAAGTGTAGTTGGCTTTATGTTTTTAAATACAAAACTATTAGGTTTAGCGATTCCCTTCCATCGTAATTTTGAAGAAGTAAACCTTAGATTTTATGTTAAAAAAAATAAAAACGGGGTATGGAAAAGAGGAGTGGTTTTTATCAAAGAAATTGTTCCTAAACCTGCGTTAAGTTTTGTTGCTAATTCCGTTTATAAAGAAAATTACCATACCATGCCGATGAAAAACCTGATTCGTCATCACGAAGATGAGTTGCTGATCCAGTATTCATGGAAAGATAAAAGCTGGCATTCTATTCAGATCACTGCTGAAAATAAAACACAACCGATGGAAAAAGATTCAGAATTTGAATTTATTACAGAACATTATTATGGATTTACCAAAAAAGAAGGTAAAACCTCAGAATATGAAGTATGTCACCCCAAATGGGATTGTTATCAGGTAAAAGAGTATCAATTGGAAATCGATTTTCAAAAGATTTATGGAAAAGACTTTCAGTGCCTTAACCATCAGAACCCCATTTCGGTAATGCTGGCGGAAGGTTCAGAAATTGAAGTGAAAACAAAAAAGCATCTCATTTAA